The Fimbriimonas ginsengisoli Gsoil 348 genome window below encodes:
- the mrdA gene encoding penicillin-binding protein 2 translates to MSVIHTPRKPELDLRILAFPAVMVGALSVLFLRLWYFQVVEAPTLVEKAEASRVVPVMKPAPRGLIFDRNGVPIAIVRPEIVVTAIPNKIKANPWVLDRVAKILGVEVEKLERKVRDATWRPFLPTPIYVGADIKAGTRIAEEGEELPGIGVETQPMRHYPDSTSFTHVLGYVWVPSDKDVARIEKSGKPVPDFVGKGGIERAYDDELMGLPGAERMAIDARRQPIRVEGRDAATPGNQLVLTLDGDLQRYVTQLFKESHFMGGAVALDPRTGEVLCLVSSPTFDQSLFSGGISDEEWKVLNDNPEKPQIDRAIFGAYAPGSTFKIVTTVAAARTGKFNVNDTYYCPGGYFKRGVHLRCLGQHGAISFENAMAKSCNTYFCNLGVAVGPEAIRSAALDMGLGQRSGIEIGGPMEVGTVPTLDWLRKVSKKKNPPWYLGDTANLSIGQGYLATTPLQMAEVAAMVANDGVSYKPHLVRAIKDPTGQQAIRQIAPEVAHKVDLPASFWAELRKALVGVVDHGTAQRARINGVSWGGKTGSAEHLHGGKKTHGWFVGFAPAEAPKIVICVLWEEGGHGGDSVAPIAKEIVQRYLMPPKKAVSAATSSSAAALSPAARSKP, encoded by the coding sequence ATGTCGGTTATCCATACCCCGCGCAAACCGGAACTGGATCTGAGGATTCTTGCTTTTCCGGCGGTCATGGTGGGGGCGCTCTCGGTGCTTTTTCTTCGGCTCTGGTACTTCCAGGTCGTAGAGGCACCTACGCTGGTGGAAAAGGCGGAAGCCTCGCGCGTGGTACCGGTGATGAAGCCGGCCCCCCGGGGGCTCATTTTCGACCGGAACGGAGTTCCAATCGCGATCGTCCGGCCGGAGATCGTCGTCACCGCGATTCCCAACAAGATAAAGGCGAACCCATGGGTTCTCGACCGGGTGGCCAAGATCCTCGGCGTCGAGGTGGAGAAGCTCGAGCGGAAGGTAAGGGATGCAACCTGGCGTCCCTTCTTGCCTACCCCAATCTACGTGGGGGCGGACATCAAGGCGGGTACCCGCATCGCGGAAGAAGGGGAAGAGCTGCCGGGGATCGGTGTGGAAACCCAGCCGATGCGTCACTATCCGGATAGCACGAGCTTTACTCATGTGCTGGGCTACGTTTGGGTTCCCAGCGATAAGGACGTGGCCCGAATCGAGAAATCGGGCAAACCGGTTCCAGATTTCGTCGGCAAGGGTGGAATCGAACGTGCCTATGACGACGAGCTGATGGGGTTGCCGGGCGCTGAGCGGATGGCGATCGATGCGCGGCGGCAACCGATCCGAGTAGAGGGGCGGGATGCGGCTACCCCGGGGAACCAGCTTGTGTTGACCCTGGATGGGGATCTACAGCGTTACGTGACCCAGCTCTTCAAGGAGAGCCACTTCATGGGGGGTGCGGTGGCGCTCGATCCCCGCACGGGCGAGGTCCTTTGTTTGGTAAGCAGCCCCACGTTCGACCAGTCGCTTTTCAGCGGTGGAATCTCGGACGAAGAGTGGAAGGTGCTCAACGATAATCCGGAGAAGCCCCAGATCGACCGAGCGATCTTCGGCGCCTATGCCCCGGGGTCGACGTTCAAAATCGTGACGACGGTCGCCGCCGCCCGTACCGGCAAGTTCAACGTGAACGACACGTACTACTGCCCGGGAGGGTATTTCAAGCGGGGCGTGCACCTGAGATGCCTAGGGCAACATGGGGCGATCTCGTTTGAAAACGCGATGGCGAAGTCTTGCAACACCTATTTCTGCAATTTAGGGGTTGCGGTCGGACCCGAGGCGATTCGGAGCGCAGCCTTGGACATGGGTTTGGGGCAGCGAAGCGGGATTGAGATCGGCGGGCCGATGGAGGTCGGGACGGTGCCCACCCTCGACTGGCTTCGAAAGGTCTCCAAAAAGAAGAACCCGCCCTGGTATCTGGGCGACACGGCGAACCTATCGATCGGACAGGGATATCTCGCGACGACTCCCCTACAAATGGCCGAGGTGGCGGCGATGGTGGCAAACGACGGGGTGAGCTATAAGCCGCATCTCGTTCGCGCGATCAAGGATCCGACGGGTCAGCAGGCGATTAGGCAGATCGCGCCGGAAGTTGCTCACAAGGTCGATCTCCCCGCCTCGTTCTGGGCCGAGCTGAGGAAAGCGTTGGTCGGGGTCGTAGACCATGGCACGGCGCAAAGAGCGCGGATTAACGGGGTTTCGTGGGGCGGCAAGACGGGAAGTGCGGAGCACTTGCATGGCGGAAAGAAAACGCATGGCTGGTTCGTTGGGTTCGCCCCGGCGGAAGCGCCGAAGATCGTGATCTGCGTTCTATGGGAAGAAGGTGGTCACGGCGGCGACTCCGTGGCTCCGATCGCCAAGGAGATCGTCCAGCGCTACTTGATGCCGCCCAAGAAGGCGGTTTCCGCAGCCACGTCGTCGTCGGCGGCGGCTTTGTCGCCGGCGGCAAGATCTAAGCCTTGA
- a CDS encoding acyl-CoA dehydrogenase family protein, with amino-acid sequence MRSSTIDNSSPAGCAFFSTTPDSIFTPEQFVGDEALMIRVAEEFSRGEVLPLVERLDHQEEGLMPGLIRQAGDLGLCGVDSPDEFGGLGLGKNLAARILEFMSLNGSFSVTYGITSGISQVGLSLFGTDEQKAKYLPRLTSGEWIGAYALSEPNSGSDALSATTRADLRDGKYVLNGTKMWISNAKWADLFLVLAKIDGDKFSAFLVEKDFPGVSVSREEHKMGLKGSSTARLVLENAEVPQENLLHQVGQGHHVAFNALNIGRFKLASMSIGPARDAMGLAAAYALDRKQFGQSISTFGLIQKKFAMMAAWFYAAESMIYRTGALIDSAFDEYGGTVDGNRKAAEEYAIECSACKVFATEAESLIVDEALQVYGGYGFTEEFPIARHYRDARVSRIYEGTNEINRLFIADRLRRRIKDGRVEGAAAGDSFISELAGKAIDLPTPDQISTGALSDLLMLAYAEQSARLRAKQVGGVANELYTLFLPWANSRAAEAYQTLTGASVTLPAAKIGDNAAIADVVYAKRGPAI; translated from the coding sequence ATGAGGTCTTCCACTATCGATAACTCTTCCCCTGCCGGCTGCGCATTTTTCTCGACTACCCCGGACAGCATCTTTACTCCCGAGCAGTTCGTGGGTGACGAAGCCCTCATGATTCGGGTCGCCGAAGAGTTCAGCCGTGGCGAGGTACTTCCTCTTGTCGAACGGCTCGACCATCAAGAAGAAGGGTTGATGCCCGGCCTGATCCGGCAAGCGGGCGATCTGGGCCTCTGCGGAGTCGACAGTCCAGACGAATTCGGCGGGCTCGGACTGGGCAAAAATCTTGCCGCGCGGATCCTCGAATTCATGAGCCTCAACGGCTCGTTTTCGGTCACCTACGGCATCACAAGCGGAATCAGCCAGGTCGGCCTCTCCCTCTTCGGCACCGACGAGCAAAAAGCGAAGTACCTCCCCCGCCTGACCAGCGGTGAATGGATCGGGGCATACGCGCTCTCCGAGCCGAACAGTGGAAGCGATGCACTCTCGGCCACCACCCGGGCCGACCTGCGCGATGGGAAGTACGTGCTTAACGGCACGAAGATGTGGATATCCAACGCCAAATGGGCCGACCTGTTCCTGGTGTTGGCAAAGATCGACGGGGACAAGTTCTCCGCATTCTTGGTCGAAAAAGACTTCCCCGGCGTCTCCGTTTCCCGAGAGGAGCACAAGATGGGCCTCAAGGGCTCCTCCACCGCGCGGCTAGTGCTGGAGAATGCGGAGGTACCGCAGGAAAACCTGCTGCACCAAGTCGGGCAAGGTCACCACGTCGCATTCAACGCGCTCAACATCGGCCGGTTCAAGCTAGCCTCCATGTCTATTGGTCCCGCTCGCGACGCCATGGGTCTGGCCGCCGCCTACGCCCTCGACCGCAAACAGTTCGGTCAGTCGATCTCCACATTTGGCCTCATCCAAAAGAAATTTGCCATGATGGCCGCCTGGTTTTACGCTGCGGAATCGATGATCTACCGAACGGGCGCGCTCATCGACTCGGCGTTTGACGAGTATGGCGGCACCGTCGACGGCAACCGCAAGGCGGCCGAGGAGTACGCGATCGAGTGCTCGGCGTGCAAAGTCTTTGCCACCGAGGCCGAATCGCTGATCGTGGACGAAGCGCTCCAAGTGTACGGCGGCTACGGATTCACCGAAGAGTTCCCCATCGCGCGCCACTACCGCGACGCCCGGGTCAGCCGGATTTACGAGGGGACCAACGAGATCAACCGCCTCTTCATCGCCGACCGGCTTCGCCGTCGAATCAAGGACGGCCGAGTGGAAGGTGCCGCTGCGGGCGATTCGTTCATCAGCGAACTCGCCGGTAAGGCAATCGACCTTCCGACCCCCGATCAGATCTCAACCGGAGCGCTTTCCGACCTCCTAATGCTCGCCTACGCTGAGCAATCCGCCCGACTCCGCGCCAAACAGGTCGGTGGCGTCGCCAACGAGCTCTACACCCTCTTTCTCCCCTGGGCCAACTCTCGGGCCGCCGAAGCCTACCAAACCCTCACCGGCGCCTCCGTAACCCTCCCCGCGGCCAAAATCGGCGACAACGCCGCCATCGCCGACGTCGTCTACGCCAAACGCGGTCCAGCGATCTAA
- a CDS encoding M20/M25/M40 family metallo-hydrolase — protein MINEARLAELFLDLIRINAPALEEREVVAWTKRYLEEMGLEVHEDRAGEKIDGNANNIIAWLRGNRPNAPRIFLSAHFDTVEPTAGLIVAEQDGVFYSASDTILGADDKGGMAPAIEAVRALMESGESHGDICLLFTVAEEIGLKGAVAVDLEELNLDFGYVLDTGPPVGSFVNRTATHDKLDVTIFGKPAHSGKDPENGINAIQVAASAISGMRLGRIGPETTANLGVIEGGTAVNVVCPCVKIRGEARSTSVEELDAQVGHMIDRFESAAREWGTTVSIDHHRHYVSFQVAENEPVVRIAREASLALGLEPTLRTTLGGSDANIYNARGVPAIVVATGMDKIHTHEERISRKDLVDTARLTLEILRAAARTERGA, from the coding sequence GTGATCAATGAAGCACGATTGGCCGAGCTATTCCTCGACCTGATCCGGATCAACGCCCCCGCATTGGAAGAGCGAGAGGTCGTCGCATGGACCAAGCGGTACCTCGAGGAGATGGGGCTCGAGGTTCACGAGGATCGGGCAGGAGAGAAAATCGACGGCAACGCCAATAACATCATCGCCTGGCTAAGGGGCAATCGTCCTAACGCGCCTCGTATCTTTTTGTCCGCCCACTTCGACACGGTAGAACCGACCGCCGGTCTCATCGTGGCGGAACAGGACGGCGTCTTTTACTCCGCGTCCGACACGATTCTTGGAGCCGACGACAAGGGGGGAATGGCCCCCGCGATCGAGGCGGTCCGGGCGCTTATGGAGAGCGGCGAGTCGCATGGCGATATCTGCCTCCTCTTTACGGTGGCCGAGGAGATCGGTCTAAAAGGGGCGGTCGCGGTCGACTTGGAGGAACTCAATCTGGACTTCGGCTACGTGCTCGATACAGGCCCTCCAGTCGGCTCTTTCGTCAACCGAACCGCAACTCACGACAAGCTCGACGTGACGATTTTTGGCAAACCCGCCCACTCGGGGAAGGATCCGGAAAACGGGATTAATGCCATTCAAGTGGCGGCGTCAGCGATCTCCGGCATGCGGTTGGGACGAATTGGGCCGGAAACTACCGCCAATTTGGGAGTCATCGAAGGGGGAACCGCCGTAAATGTGGTTTGTCCGTGCGTGAAGATCCGTGGGGAGGCCCGCAGTACCAGCGTCGAGGAGCTCGATGCCCAGGTCGGACACATGATCGACCGGTTCGAGTCGGCGGCGAGGGAATGGGGGACGACGGTATCGATCGATCATCATCGACATTACGTGAGCTTTCAGGTTGCGGAGAACGAGCCGGTGGTGCGGATTGCCCGCGAAGCCAGCCTCGCGCTTGGTTTGGAACCTACCTTGCGAACCACCTTGGGTGGGAGCGACGCGAACATCTACAACGCGCGGGGCGTTCCCGCCATCGTCGTGGCAACCGGCATGGACAAGATCCACACGCACGAGGAGCGAATCTCCCGCAAAGACCTTGTAGATACGGCAAGACTGACGCTAGAGATTCTTCGTGCAGCGGCCCGCACCGAAAGGGGTGCGTAA
- a CDS encoding 2Fe-2S iron-sulfur cluster-binding protein, translating to MATHTIQAKGFPPFEVEEGTKLVLALEGNGVDVSHRCGGEARCTTCRVKFESEEPPQGEKERASLEEDGVLGQFRLSCQIRVDRDMKVEVLMRASEQGWEPGPTPEP from the coding sequence ATGGCCACCCACACCATCCAAGCCAAAGGTTTCCCGCCGTTCGAAGTCGAGGAGGGGACGAAGCTCGTCCTCGCCCTTGAGGGGAATGGCGTCGACGTTAGCCATCGCTGCGGTGGCGAGGCAAGGTGTACCACCTGCCGAGTCAAGTTCGAATCGGAAGAGCCGCCGCAGGGCGAGAAGGAGCGCGCCTCCCTTGAAGAAGACGGCGTCCTCGGCCAGTTCCGCCTTTCCTGTCAAATCCGAGTCGACCGCGACATGAAAGTCGAAGTCCTCATGCGAGCCAGCGAGCAAGGCTGGGAACCCGGCCCCACCCCAGAACCATAA
- a CDS encoding sigma-70 family RNA polymerase sigma factor, whose protein sequence is MTDPRESTERSLVDRCRKQDLEAFGKLVDAYQNRVFGFVRRMVPNPDEAADVTQEVFIRAFQNFARFDGRSSVRTWLFRIAHNLCIDRARKGHRAPVEVGLVDPTEGEEIEVSDSRWQPDQIALDEELMTVVESAIMSMSEKLRSVLLLHDREDMAYEEIADMLNLPVGTVKSRLFLARSHLQSALRKYSEEEA, encoded by the coding sequence ATGACGGATCCGCGTGAGAGCACGGAGCGGTCGCTTGTAGACCGATGCCGGAAGCAAGACCTTGAGGCGTTTGGCAAGTTAGTCGACGCGTACCAGAACCGGGTTTTCGGCTTTGTACGACGGATGGTTCCGAACCCCGATGAGGCGGCCGACGTCACGCAGGAAGTGTTCATCCGCGCTTTTCAGAACTTCGCGCGTTTCGATGGACGCTCGTCGGTACGGACTTGGCTGTTTCGAATAGCCCACAACCTTTGCATCGATCGAGCCCGTAAGGGCCATCGAGCGCCGGTTGAAGTCGGTTTGGTAGATCCGACGGAAGGCGAGGAGATCGAGGTTTCCGACAGCCGGTGGCAGCCGGACCAGATCGCGTTGGACGAGGAACTCATGACGGTCGTCGAGTCGGCGATTATGTCGATGAGCGAAAAACTTAGGAGCGTGCTTTTGCTGCACGATAGAGAAGATATGGCCTACGAGGAGATCGCCGACATGCTGAATCTCCCGGTGGGTACGGTGAAGAGCCGGCTGTTCCTCGCGCGCTCGCACTTGCAGAGTGCCTTGCGGAAGTATTCGGAGGAAGAGGCGTGA
- a CDS encoding LolA family protein — MSRRAFVLCGVTPGLCLTMAAAMAQGPGGAAIQGPPILRKAISASENLRYIGTRTVEFRRNGDTKQHTETITREGRRLRIDFPEGSPLAGQVIVENGFERRHYFPEKNEIHVSPPRREEVLGRLGRMMSHGNRFSFVVAAGQPVAGIRTEQVVVSDRAGNVLQRLYIDPESGLILKRSLFDPVGTPVGGFEYTRIDLDPRIDPRVFRLFRRGATFVTPFNLLERLAREHGFPAIALPASSMFRLEGSQVHKIEGNEVLIQNYASRDGVHLTLFQLKTNVSPDKMREFARKQNLHSLSWYAQGNTFVLIGNVDEATLNRIARPLMGGT; from the coding sequence ATGAGTCGCCGAGCCTTTGTTCTTTGCGGGGTGACCCCCGGTCTTTGCCTCACCATGGCGGCGGCCATGGCGCAAGGCCCGGGAGGGGCGGCAATCCAGGGGCCGCCGATCCTTCGGAAGGCGATCAGCGCGTCGGAGAATCTTCGTTACATCGGGACGCGGACGGTCGAGTTTCGCCGCAACGGCGATACCAAGCAGCATACGGAGACGATCACGCGCGAGGGGCGTAGGCTCCGGATCGATTTTCCGGAGGGAAGCCCGTTGGCCGGGCAAGTTATCGTTGAGAACGGCTTCGAACGCCGGCACTACTTCCCCGAAAAGAACGAGATCCATGTCTCCCCGCCGCGTCGCGAAGAGGTTCTCGGCCGATTGGGCCGGATGATGTCGCACGGCAACCGCTTTTCGTTCGTCGTGGCCGCCGGCCAACCGGTGGCCGGGATTCGAACAGAGCAGGTGGTGGTTTCCGATCGAGCCGGCAATGTGCTCCAGCGGCTCTACATCGATCCCGAGTCGGGCCTCATCTTGAAGCGTTCCCTTTTCGATCCGGTGGGAACGCCGGTAGGAGGGTTCGAATACACCCGGATCGATTTAGACCCGCGCATCGACCCACGTGTTTTCCGCCTCTTCCGTCGCGGGGCAACGTTCGTTACGCCGTTCAACTTGCTGGAGCGGCTCGCCCGTGAGCACGGATTCCCGGCGATTGCGCTTCCCGCTTCCTCGATGTTCCGGTTGGAGGGGTCTCAAGTTCACAAGATCGAGGGGAACGAGGTGCTGATTCAGAACTACGCCTCCCGCGACGGCGTGCATCTGACGTTGTTCCAACTGAAAACGAACGTTAGTCCGGACAAAATGCGGGAGTTCGCCCGGAAGCAAAATCTCCATTCGCTTTCCTGGTACGCGCAGGGAAATACGTTCGTTCTTATCGGAAATGTGGACGAAGCGACCCTCAATCGGATCGCTCGGCCCCTCATGGGTGGAACTTAG
- a CDS encoding alpha/beta hydrolase, producing MLEEHSISSLALRGTRRVWVRRSVGDETRRCCIFLDGELYLERVKASEVIDGSCFPSITCVYLSYGDATERHIDFTCNLDFSDFLISELLPSVEDLAGPHLETFLCGLSLSGLAAAYTVLSKPGRFSGALCQSPSAWWRDEWLAENCGSMGESRLWISVGTEEVQENVAHGPSDLFQKVSQIESCRRLADALRNGGSRVAFNVFEGGHDPACWATELPSGLRWLLSQA from the coding sequence ATGTTGGAAGAACACTCAATCTCCAGCCTCGCCCTGAGGGGGACGCGTCGGGTTTGGGTCCGCCGTTCGGTCGGTGACGAAACTCGGCGCTGCTGCATCTTCTTAGATGGGGAACTCTATCTAGAGCGGGTCAAGGCATCGGAAGTGATTGATGGTAGTTGCTTCCCATCTATCACTTGCGTGTACCTCTCGTACGGCGACGCGACTGAGCGGCATATCGACTTCACCTGCAACTTGGATTTTTCCGACTTTCTCATCTCCGAGCTATTGCCGTCGGTTGAGGACTTGGCCGGTCCCCACCTGGAAACCTTCTTATGCGGCCTCAGCCTCAGCGGCTTGGCGGCGGCGTACACCGTCTTATCGAAGCCGGGCCGTTTTTCCGGAGCTCTATGCCAGTCGCCCTCGGCATGGTGGAGAGACGAATGGTTAGCGGAGAACTGCGGATCTATGGGAGAGTCCCGCCTCTGGATTAGCGTCGGAACGGAAGAGGTCCAGGAGAACGTGGCGCACGGCCCGTCGGACCTCTTCCAGAAGGTGAGTCAGATCGAGTCGTGCCGCCGACTTGCGGATGCCCTACGGAACGGTGGATCCCGGGTGGCCTTTAACGTATTTGAGGGTGGGCACGATCCAGCATGTTGGGCAACCGAGCTACCTTCGGGATTACGCTGGCTTCTGAGTCAGGCGTAG
- a CDS encoding transglycosylase domain-containing protein, whose amino-acid sequence MASRSRARSRRSPWIRRIKLAIAFLAIVFFGAFITLFVMFFSAIKEAEAQAGTIEEKFVEVARPPTRILTADGVELYRVSEENRIPLKLAEIPDHVKNAIIAAEDKRFYQHNGVDEQSLLRAFVSVFKQGHVGQGGSTLTMQLAKRLYNGNEKSFRRKLQDIAFAYVMEREVASKNRILELYLNQVYFGEGAHGIGAAARTYLSKNVKDLTISDAALLARCVRSPSRENPIKDPKGSLENRDVVLHIMHDEHMITDSEYDKALAEVPKLNPHPPETTAAYSAGYAMHFVQHVLQTLQEDDPTLDLKGGGYTIYTTIDSHLQRLAEKTVQRIVEENRRMKINQGAFMAMDRDGHILCEVGGVSYKRTQYNIISQGHLQPGSGFKPFVYATALREGTIGMGDYLSNAPIRLPNGSGGYWEPKNSSPRENASGYSLEDALALSVNRPAIWTILKVTPRVVADTARDAFGFRTKLEAYPPLALGATAVSPLEMAEGYSTFMLRGDRVRPYPLAKIVGPDGEVKKEYTPQKFGGVFDPRVCEDIDTLLRAVVQKGTGTAAQDVPDARGKTGTTNDAKDAWFTGYSDGVLGVAWVGNQKIVKGKWTVLPMADRVFGGTTAIHIWRAVIKEARQRYGHRMEPDNTPPVAQDDTVPALHEKKEKPPRITDADMPAGTPVDDPNAGKAKPPEHTIPPAPVVNPAAHPDTIQNDPGSGGGAGAETGTSERSMRARSISRSRNRRGSGTRKRCRWKCVPIPACLPIRIARRRLLVRSRGAKLRSEFAGFTGRETRRCRLSIPRANRNWI is encoded by the coding sequence GTGGCATCGCGTTCTCGCGCTCGCAGCCGACGCTCCCCGTGGATCCGGCGAATCAAGTTGGCGATCGCATTTCTGGCGATTGTCTTCTTCGGCGCCTTTATCACCCTCTTCGTGATGTTCTTCTCGGCCATCAAAGAGGCCGAGGCGCAAGCCGGAACGATCGAGGAAAAGTTTGTCGAGGTGGCTAGGCCCCCGACGCGCATCCTTACCGCCGACGGGGTCGAGCTCTATCGGGTCAGCGAAGAAAACCGGATTCCCTTAAAGTTGGCGGAAATTCCGGACCACGTCAAGAACGCGATCATCGCCGCCGAGGACAAGCGGTTCTATCAGCACAACGGCGTGGATGAGCAAAGCCTTCTCCGGGCGTTCGTCTCGGTGTTCAAGCAAGGTCACGTTGGGCAGGGTGGCAGCACGCTCACGATGCAGCTCGCCAAGCGTCTCTACAACGGCAATGAAAAGTCGTTCCGCCGGAAATTGCAAGACATCGCCTTCGCCTACGTGATGGAGCGAGAGGTGGCCAGCAAGAACCGGATTCTCGAGCTGTACCTAAACCAGGTCTATTTCGGGGAGGGGGCGCATGGGATCGGCGCGGCGGCGCGGACCTATCTGAGCAAGAACGTCAAGGACCTGACGATTTCCGATGCGGCGTTGCTGGCCCGGTGTGTCCGAAGTCCGAGCCGAGAAAACCCGATCAAAGATCCTAAAGGGTCGCTGGAGAACCGGGACGTCGTGCTGCACATCATGCACGACGAGCACATGATCACCGACTCCGAGTACGACAAGGCGCTCGCGGAGGTGCCCAAGCTCAATCCGCACCCTCCGGAAACCACGGCTGCCTATTCCGCCGGGTATGCGATGCACTTTGTGCAGCACGTGTTGCAGACCCTGCAAGAAGACGATCCAACCTTGGACCTGAAGGGGGGCGGCTACACGATTTATACAACCATCGACAGCCACCTCCAGCGCCTGGCGGAGAAAACCGTACAGAGGATCGTCGAAGAAAACCGCCGCATGAAAATCAATCAGGGCGCGTTCATGGCGATGGATCGCGATGGGCACATTCTCTGCGAGGTCGGAGGCGTCTCTTACAAGCGCACTCAGTACAACATCATCTCCCAGGGGCACCTCCAGCCCGGTTCGGGCTTCAAGCCCTTCGTCTATGCCACCGCCCTCCGTGAGGGGACGATTGGAATGGGGGATTATCTTTCCAACGCGCCGATTCGACTGCCGAACGGTTCTGGTGGCTATTGGGAACCGAAGAATTCTAGCCCCAGGGAAAACGCTTCCGGATACTCTCTCGAAGACGCCCTCGCCCTATCGGTAAACCGTCCGGCTATCTGGACGATCCTCAAGGTGACGCCGCGGGTGGTCGCGGATACGGCTCGCGACGCTTTCGGTTTCCGGACCAAGCTCGAAGCGTATCCACCGCTCGCATTAGGCGCCACTGCGGTAAGCCCGCTGGAAATGGCGGAAGGGTATTCCACGTTTATGCTGAGGGGCGATCGAGTGCGCCCCTACCCGCTCGCCAAGATCGTAGGGCCGGATGGAGAGGTCAAGAAGGAATACACGCCGCAGAAATTCGGAGGAGTGTTCGACCCGCGTGTCTGCGAGGATATCGACACGCTCCTCCGAGCAGTGGTCCAAAAGGGTACCGGCACGGCCGCCCAGGACGTACCGGACGCTCGCGGGAAAACGGGAACTACCAACGATGCCAAGGACGCTTGGTTTACGGGCTATTCCGACGGCGTTCTCGGCGTCGCCTGGGTGGGCAACCAGAAGATCGTGAAAGGGAAGTGGACGGTGCTTCCGATGGCGGATCGGGTTTTCGGCGGTACAACCGCTATCCACATCTGGCGAGCCGTTATCAAAGAGGCGCGGCAGCGGTATGGACATCGAATGGAGCCGGACAACACACCTCCGGTGGCGCAAGACGATACGGTCCCCGCGCTTCACGAAAAGAAGGAGAAGCCGCCCCGCATCACCGACGCCGACATGCCGGCGGGAACACCGGTAGACGATCCGAACGCTGGAAAGGCGAAGCCTCCCGAGCACACGATTCCTCCGGCACCGGTGGTAAATCCTGCCGCTCATCCGGACACGATCCAGAACGACCCCGGCTCCGGGGGCGGGGCGGGGGCGGAGACGGGGACCTCGGAACGATCGATGCGGGCAAGGTCGATAAGCCGAAGTCGAAACCGAAGAGGGAGCGGCACGAGGAAACGGTGTCGGTGGAAGTGTGTGCCGATTCCGGCCTGCTTGCCAATCCGTATTGCCCGGAGACGGTTACTCGTACGTTCCCGCGGAGCCAAGCTCCGAAGCGAGTTTGCCGGATTCACCGGCCGGGAGACTAGGCGATGTCGGTTATCCATACCCCGCGCAAACCGGAACTGGATCTGA